One stretch of Armigeres subalbatus isolate Guangzhou_Male chromosome 2, GZ_Asu_2, whole genome shotgun sequence DNA includes these proteins:
- the LOC134215667 gene encoding uncharacterized protein LOC134215667, producing MSFLRNIRNNLTNNGHSNDRRNTKPTKPARSIISDRNTVDRRGTDSERERFNNDTYGNIRRDSGSSRRGSISATLKRESKYGKESPAPIIVYVDKYDTVPKKPTGILRKNTFTKVDQEDSRRAANAISRSDTFTINELEDEKARTSTYTKKKNKDKSHDNVYDPPYSKNTDLTSEENIPVVVDNRTFRKKSLKSSKPVQKVESFIKRFEKSLFRHDSKKNVRKDSNSSDGTIAPKFRDIGINCKLDDEDKMKSITRKKKSGSRDSLLETMNPEYSSSSHKSYRENSLTPQNKSRARSASPTKRYSTYDRKDIRRSRDGPPSSLERSHRTRDRSSSPFETLELKSKSADNSYLKARQKEIEMGYSTVNKKVQNRSPDRNKSVLVNSSRSEKYDPDHGRIYTVTTSTHRVEFDRPHQFRTDTFNTLKEEYEQANRKPVGIASPRLSSDRLAKPEVPQSPSKQTRRESSELPKYTFGTNLKERRSRFQQFQKSFKKMDDDSTEVTVQQSFFVPI from the exons CTGCGCAACATTCGCAACAATTTGACCAACAACGGTCACTCCAATGACCGTCGCAACACGAAACCTACCAAACCCGCTCGAAGTATTATCAGTGATCGGAACACGGTGGATCGCCGTGGGACCGACTCTGAACGAGAACGCTTCAACAATGATACCTACGGCAACATCAGACGAGACAGTGGTTCCAGTCGACGGGGCAGCATTTCAGCAACCCTGAAGCGAGAATCGAAGTACGGAAAAGAATCGCCGGCACCGATAATCGTCTACGTGGACAAGTACGATACGGTACCCAAAAAGCCGACAGGAATACTAAGGAAAAATACATTCACCAAGGTGGATCAGGAAGATAGTCGACGTGCGGCGAATGCCATCAGCCGTAGCGATACGTTTACGATCAATGAGCTGGAGGATGAGAAGGCCAGAACCAGTACTTATaccaaaaagaaaaataaag ACAAATCTCATGATAACGTTTATGATCCACCGTACTCTAAAAACACCGACCTGACATCAGAAGAGAACATTCCGGTTGTCGTTGACAATCGCACATTTCGCAAAAAGTCGCTGAAATCATCGAAACCTGTTCAGAAAGTTGAAAGTTTCATCAAGCGATTTGAGAAAAGCTTGTTCAGGCATGACTCAaagaaaaatgttcgaaaagaCTCCAATTCTTCGGATGGTACGATCGCGCCAAAGTTCCGTGATATTGGTATCAACTGTAAGTTGGATGATGAAGATAAAATGAAGTCAATTACTAGGAAGAAAAAATCCGGATCAAGGGATTCATTATTGGAAACGATGAATCCGGAATACAGTTCGTCATCTCACAAAAGTTATAGAGAAAACAGCTTGACACCACAAAATAAAAGCCGGGCAAGAAGTGCGTCCCCTACGAAGCGTTATTCCACGTATGATCGTAAAGACATTCGTCGGAGTCGGGACGGACCTCCTTCTTCACTGGAAAGATCCCACAGAACTCGTGACCGCAGCTCTTCACCATTTGAAACTTTGGAACTCAAATCGAAATCCGCCGACAACAGCTATCTCAAGGCTCGACAAAAGGAGATTGAAATGGGCTACAGCACAGTTAATAAGAAGGTTCAAAACCGTAGTCCCGATCGCAACAAGTCCGTTTTGGTCAATTCAAGCCGAAGCGAGAAATATGACCCCGATCATGGCCGCATCTACACAGTTACCACCAGCACTCACCGAGTAGAGTTCGACCGGCCACATCAATTCCGCACGGACACCTTCAACACTCTCAAGGAGGAGTACGAACAAGCGAACCGCAAACCCGTTGGCATAGCCAGTCCACGGTTGAGCTCGGATCGTCTGGCTAAGCCAGAAGTCCCACAATCTCCGTCCAAGCAAACCCGCAGGGAATCCTCTGAGCTGCCGAAGTACACCTTCGGTACCAACCTTAAGGAGAGACGAAGCCGCTTCCAACAGTTTcagaaatcgttcaaaaagatgGATGACGACAGCACTGAGGTGACTGTTCAGCAGAGTTTTTTCGTTCCAATCTAA